DNA sequence from the Carnobacterium funditum DSM 5970 genome:
GCCTTTGCAAATCATTACTGGATCAATAACAATATTTTCCAAATGGTTATCTTTTATAGCTTTGGCAACGACGTTGATAATTTCTACGCTTGGTAACATCCCGGTTTTCATAGCCGCAATTTTATGATCGCTTGCGAAAATTGTTTTCAATTGAGCTTCTATTACTGGAATATCAATAGTTGTTACGCCATGACTCCAGTTGTTGTCAGGATCCATTGTAGCAATTGCTGTTAAAGCAGATAGCCCATAAGTACCGTATTCAGAAAATGTTTTAAGGTCTGCTTGTATTCCAGCACCACCGCTTGAGTCACTGCCTGCGATTGTTAAGGTTCTTTTAATGTCTATCATTCTTATTCCTCCTGAAATTCAATGACCCTTTGATACTAAGTCATGATAAGTAATCTTATTATACTGTTTTATACTATTTTATCAACTAACTAATTATCACACGAGTTGTTTAGCCATCTCATCATTGAGTGCTAATAGAATAGACTGAGCCACACCGTTTTCACTATTAGCAGATGTTAAATACTTGGCATGTGCTTTTACACCATCTTCTGCATTTTCAACAGCCACGCTGTAACCCGCTACTTTTAACATGGACACATCGTTAAAATTGTCGCCAAGAGCCATAATGTCATCAGTAGGAATTCCTAATACTTCTGCTGCCCGGGCTAATGCTAAGCCTTTTTGTGCTTTAATATCGTTAATCTCAATGTTATTAACAAAAGAAGCAGTGATTGCTAACTCACCCGTTGCTCCTAATTTTTCAGCTAGTGGTTCAAGAACTTTGGGTCCCGCTTCACTAAATGTAATGATTTTCAAAATTTCAACAGCATCATTATCTAGCAGTTCTTTATAATCAGCAACATAATTGATATTCATGATTTCTAAACGAGCGGCAGCTAAGACAACAGACATTTTAAAAGTTGTATCTGGGTTAGTCTTATAAATTAATGAAGCAACGGCTTCGATACGTTTAGCTTTATTATCTGAATAAATTCCTTGGGAAGTCGTCATTTCACAATAGAGACCTAATTCGTTGATTTTTTCCAAAATAGTTTGCACCGTTTTTTTACTTACACCAATATTTTCGATGACTTCGCCTTTTTCATTATACACCTGTGCACCAT
Encoded proteins:
- a CDS encoding Cof-type HAD-IIB family hydrolase; translation: MIKLIASDMDGTLLNEKMVISEINAKAILAAQENGVHFMVATGRGYTEAKPLLEEVGISCPIITLNGAQVYNEKGEVIENIGVSKKTVQTILEKINELGLYCEMTTSQGIYSDNKAKRIEAVASLIYKTNPDTTFKMSVVLAAARLEIMNINYVADYKELLDNDAVEILKIITFSEAGPKVLEPLAEKLGATGELAITASFVNNIEINDIKAQKGLALARAAEVLGIPTDDIMALGDNFNDVSMLKVAGYSVAVENAEDGVKAHAKYLTSANSENGVAQSILLALNDEMAKQLV